The genomic region AAAATCAAAGACAATAAAAACCTCGATCCTACTTGCAGCAAATAGTTCATTATTCTCTTCATTTTATGGCCATTGGCCTTATTGCTTATTTATATGATAAGAAAAACTGGCTGAAATACTGGGCTATTCTCGCATTAACTATGCTGGTAGACCTGGACCATTTAGTAGCTGTACCCATGTTTGATCCCGATCGCTGCAGTATTGGTTTTCATCCGCTACATTCAGAAATTGCCATTACCGGTTATGTACTGGGAATGATCTTCATCAAACATAAAATACTACGGTTGATCTGCATTGGCCTATTCTTCCATATGTTCACAGATTTAGTAGATTGTATCTGGACCTATGCTAAATGTGCCACCTGTCTCCAGGATATATTTTAATTGCCAGTAGCAGCATTGGCCAGTTTAGACAATGCCCCAGCGATCTTTTCCAGAATTTCTTCCTTGTTTTCTAAGGAGTGCCTTTTTGCTATGTAAAAAGGATCGTTGTAAGAGACGAAAACCTTTCCTTCAGAATTTTCCCAAACCAATATTTTCTGCGGAAGGTCAAGAGCGATACCTGGCTGTTCCTGCATAAGCGGTGTGCCTAATTCTGGATTACCGAAAATGATGATCCTGGTAGGATGCAGTTCCATCCCCACTCTATTCGCATTCTGCTGGTGATCCAGTTCAGCCATTATATGTATTCCAGGATTTACCATAATCGCATTTTTCAAATTGGCATAAGTTTCTTCAAAACTTCGGGTACTTTCTAAGGTTACAACACCCTCTTTATAATTCACCTTCATTTTTTCGGGCTGCTGAACTACATTTTGCGCAGCCTCACTAACCAGGCTTTCCAGGGCATTTGAAATTTTATCTAAAGTTGGAACTCCTTCCAGAGAGTAGCGCGATCTCAAATAATCGATATTATTAAAGAGCAGCATATTCTGCTTTTTAGAATTCTGGAAGAACAATATTTTCTGAGGTAGATCTAAACCTGCAAGCTGATTTTTCTGCATCAACGGAGTTCCAAGTTTTGGGTTACCGAAGAATATTATTTTGCTATAATCTAGCTTTTCGCCTATAGATTTGGCATTCTCTGCGTGATCAATTTCTGCAATAATACCTATACCCCCGTTATTTTTCAATTTCTGCTTCAGGTGATCATAGGCTTGAGGAAGATCAACTTTAGAAAAGGCATAGTTGACGCCAGGAGATGAATCAGCTTGCATTTGAACCTCCTTGTCACCCTGAATTTGGTCGAAATTAGTATCAGTTCTTTCAGATCCAGTTTGAGAATAGGATACACATACAAAGATGATCGCTACTAAAAGGAGAATTTTTTTCATAATGGCTGATTGTATCAATAATTTAAACTTATAATAAATTCATTATCAATTAATTAATAATTTTTAACTCTTATTTGTTAAGCAGCTTAAAAAATTATTGACACAGAAGAGGCTATCACTCCCATTTTAATTCAATTATTTTATCTTTACACTCCTTAATTCAGCCTAAGAAATCAAATTATGCATGTAGCCATCGCCGGGAATATTGGTGCAGGAAAAACCACGCTTACCAAATTGCTCGCTAAACATTATAAATGGGAACCACAGTTTGAAGATGTACTTGAGAATCCCTATCTCGAGGACTTCTACAACAAAATGGAGCGCTGGTCGTTTAACCTACAGATCTATTTTTTAAATAGCAGGTTCAGACAAATATTGCAAATTAGAGAAAGCGGCAAAAAGATCATTCAGGATAGAACGATCTATGAAGATGCCTACATTTTTGCACCAAACCTTCATGCGATGGGTTTGATGACAAACAGGGATTTTGAGAATTATAAATCACTTTTCGATCTCATGGAAAGTGTGGTGCAGGGACCAGACCTTCTTATTTATCTTAGAAGTAGTATCCCAAACCTGGTGGCTCAAATTCACAGCCGCGGTAGAGATTATGAAAACACGATCTCCATCGATTATTTAAGCCGACTAAATGAGCGTTATGAAGCCTGGGTGCATAATTATGACAAGGGCAATTTACTGATAATTGATGTAGATAATATTAACTTTGTAGACAATCCTGAAGACCTTGGAGATATCATCAACCGGATCGATGGAGAGTTACACGGACTTTTTTAACAGAATTATATTATGGAATCAACAAAGCTAAAAAGACCTAAGCATAAGGGTTCTCCAAAGTTGTTCGACAAC from Gramella sp. MT6 harbors:
- a CDS encoding DUF6122 family protein, which produces MQQIVHYSLHFMAIGLIAYLYDKKNWLKYWAILALTMLVDLDHLVAVPMFDPDRCSIGFHPLHSEIAITGYVLGMIFIKHKILRLICIGLFFHMFTDLVDCIWTYAKCATCLQDIF
- a CDS encoding DUF302 domain-containing protein, translating into MKKILLLVAIIFVCVSYSQTGSERTDTNFDQIQGDKEVQMQADSSPGVNYAFSKVDLPQAYDHLKQKLKNNGGIGIIAEIDHAENAKSIGEKLDYSKIIFFGNPKLGTPLMQKNQLAGLDLPQKILFFQNSKKQNMLLFNNIDYLRSRYSLEGVPTLDKISNALESLVSEAAQNVVQQPEKMKVNYKEGVVTLESTRSFEETYANLKNAIMVNPGIHIMAELDHQQNANRVGMELHPTRIIIFGNPELGTPLMQEQPGIALDLPQKILVWENSEGKVFVSYNDPFYIAKRHSLENKEEILEKIAGALSKLANAATGN
- a CDS encoding deoxynucleoside kinase, whose translation is MHVAIAGNIGAGKTTLTKLLAKHYKWEPQFEDVLENPYLEDFYNKMERWSFNLQIYFLNSRFRQILQIRESGKKIIQDRTIYEDAYIFAPNLHAMGLMTNRDFENYKSLFDLMESVVQGPDLLIYLRSSIPNLVAQIHSRGRDYENTISIDYLSRLNERYEAWVHNYDKGNLLIIDVDNINFVDNPEDLGDIINRIDGELHGLF